The following is a genomic window from Desulfobotulus pelophilus.
TCCCCGATGGCATGGAACGAAATGGTGTGGTAGTGGGAGGGGCTTCCATCTGGATGACCGGTGGCAGGACTTCAGAAGAGATGGAAGCGACAAGAACCTTTCTTCTCTGGCTCACCAATACGGAAAACGGGGTTCGCTGGCATAAGGGAACGGGCTATTTCCCCGTTCGAACCAGTTCCTGTGATGTGGTGAAAAACCAGGGCTGGTTTGAAAAAAATCCCGCCTATACGGCAGCTTTTGAACAGCTCCTGTCTACCCGTGTCAACCGGGCATCTCAGGGGGCGTTGCTGGGGCCGTTTCCCGAGATTCGTACCATTGTGACCGATGCCATACAGCAGATTATCAGCGGAAAGAACGTGGAAACAGCCCTCAGGGAGGCGGACAAGCGGGCGGATAAGGCTTTAATGGATTATAATCGTTCCGTTCGCTGAAGTGTAGAAGGGCAAATAAAAGGTACCTTCTGGGTCGTTACCAGTTACTTCAGGGCAAGAAGCCGCTGTGGCCGTGATTTTCTTATTCAGCCCATTTCGCCCTCTTCCTCCGGGAGAGGGCGGGGTGAGGTAAGAGATGTTCACAACGGTATATTTCCCATCGTTTTTTTGTTGTTTCAATGGTTTAAGGCAGAAGATTGCTTGCCGGACAGTAATGGACACCGGGTTGCGGAGTTTTCTCGTAGAGTAACTTGCTGCGTTACTCAAAAGTTACAATAAAAACTGAGTAGTATATCAGGGGCTGCCATGACATCTTTTTCATCCAACAGGTGGCTGGGTTTGTTGCTTTTGCTTCCCACCCTCCTGATTCTTATCGTTTTTCTGTACACCCCCATTCTGGAAACCCTGCGTCTTTCTTTTTATCAGGTCAGTTTTCTGGGGCTCAGGGAAGAATTCTGCGGACTTAGCAATTACCGGGATCTTTTTTTCGAGCCGGGATATCGCAGAATGTTCCGAGCCACCCTCATATTTACCTTCTTTACGGTTACAGGCAGCATGGGGCTGGGTCTGTTGCTGGCGATAATGATTCATAATGCAGGGGCATGGAAAGGATTGTACCGGCTGTTTCTTATCTGGCCCTATGCCCTGTCACCGGCCGTTGCGGGTGTGATTTTTTTGTTTCTGTTCAGCAATCAGGTGGGCATTGTTAATGCAGGGCTGAATGCTGTTTTTGGTCGCCATCCGGACTGGCTGGCCCGTCCCGGTCTTGCCATGGGTGTTGTGGTGGGTGCTGCTATCTGGAAAAATGTGGGCTATAATGTGATTTTTTATCTTGCGGCCCTTTCGGCCCTTCCCCGTGATGTGCTGGAAGCCGCACGTATGGATGGTGCCGGAATGGGTATGCGTTTTGGGCGGGTACTGCTCCCGCTCCTTGCGCCCATGACCCTTTTTCTTTTGGTGGTGAATCTCATGTATGCGGTGTTTGATGTTTTTCCCGTGGTGGATCTCATAACCCGGGGCGGGCCTTCGGATGCTACACTGCTCATGATTTACAGTCTGTACAGGGATGGTTTCGAGTTTCTTAAAACCGGCATGGCAGCAGCTCAGTCCGTTCTGCTGCTGGGAGCCGTAGCCTTCCTCTCCTTTGTGAAATTCAGAATCTATGGAAAGGGAATTTATTACGGAGGGAGGCGATGAGAAAGCAGGCTTTATTATTTTTACAAAATAATGCTTTCCATGGAAAGAGATGGATACGGCATCTGGTACTGCTTGCAGCTGTTTTTGTGATAGCAGCACCTGTGCTTTGCGCATTGATTTTTTCTACCCAGACACCCGCTCAGATATTCTCTTACCCCCCGAAACTTTCCTTTGGCAGTGCCGCCATTGACAATTACACCATGGCCTGGGAGACCTACAAGCTGGGCCTCTACATGAAAAACTCCCTTTTCATTGCCGTGACCGTAACACTGGGGAAAACCCTTACGGCCTTTCTGGCTGCAACAGCCTTTGTATATCTTCGCCTTCCATTTCGGGGGTTTTTTTTTGCTTTTGTCCTTATGACCCTCATGATGCCAACGGAAATTATGATCATAGCCCTGTTTGACAGGATCACGGATCTTGGCTGGGCGGACAGCTATCTTGCCCTGACCATACCCTTTATGGCTTCAGCCACCAGTGTTTTTCTTTTCCGGCAGCATTTTTTACAGATTCCGCTGGAACTTGTGGACGCAGCCAGGGTGGATGGCATCGGTCTTCCTTCTTTTATGATACGGATTCTTCTGCCCATGAGCCGTCATGTGATTGCCGCCATGGCCCTCATTGATTTTGTGTATGTCTGGAATCAGTACCTATGGCCGCTGGTGATCATTCGTGACGGGTCCAGACAGGTGGTACAGGTGGGCCTGCGCATGATGACGGCAGGTCAGGATGCTACCCACTGGGGTGTGGTCATGGCCGGTGCTGTCATCACCCTTGTACCGCCGCTTCTTCTGTTTTTTATCTTGCAAAAAGTTCTTGTGCTGGGTGTGGGGCTGGGTCAGGAAAAGTAAGCCCCTGCCGTTCCTATGGTTAATGCAAAAAAGCTGCTGAAGACAACTTTGCCAAGTATATGCACCTTAGTTTGATTCATCTTTTTTTACCGGTGTGGGGTTTCTGTTCTGTCATGGTAATGACTTTATGGTTCATGCAGCCCTGTTCAAAAGGGTCTTCCTCATTGGTAAATTTTGCCTATCCTGCATGGAGGAGTGCTGGTTTCTGGTTGCCAGCCTGAATGAGGGTGTAGGACAGCTCCTGCATGGAAAAGGGTTTTTCCAGTATGAAGTGGGGAATTTTTTTATCTCGGATCCAGTGGGGGCAGCCTGTTGTGAGAAGGATGGTAAGGTGCGGGTACCGTTCCCGTATCTGGGAGGCCAGTGTCAGGCCGTTCATGCCGGGCATGCCATAATCCATCAGAATCATATCGGCAAAGCTGTTTTCACTGAGCCATGCCAGTGCTTCTGCGGCATTGGGAACGGCATGTACCCCGTAGCCCAGGGATCCTATCATTTCTTTGACTATCGTCAGCAAAGAACCATCATCCTCCACAAGGAGTACAAAACCCTTTCCGTGGCAGATGGGCTGTTCCATCGTTTGGCTGTTGCCTGCCTTTATCCCGGCATGGGGCAGTTCAACGCGGAACAGGGCACCGGTGCCCGGGCTGCTTTCCACCGTAAGCAGGCCTCCGTGTTCTTCGACCACCTCTCTGACAAGGGTCAACCCCATTCCATGTCCTTCCCGGTTGGCACGGGTGGTAAAAAAGGGTTCAAAAATTCGTTGGTGGATGTCTTCGGAAATGCCGTGGCCTGAATCTTTTACACAGATACCCACCCATTGTACCGACTCCTTTGTACAGCGTTCTATACTCAGATGAAGAATTCCTCCGTTATCTTCCATGGCGTGGCAGGCATTGGTCATAAGGTTGATGAGAAGCTGATGAAGACGGGTAGGATTCCCATGAATACAGGCATCGGAAGCTTCATTCTGACAGCGGACAACAATATGGGCTGGAAGCGAGGCCCCGATGAGGCGCAGGCTTTCCGTGATCAGAGGTTTCAGGGAAAAGGTATGAAAGCCCTTTCCATCGGGTCTGCTGAAGTCAAGAATCTGCTGAATCAAATCCTTTGCCCGGTGCCCTGCTGTGACAATGGTATTCAGATGGTGGGCCTTTCGTTTTTCATCCTCTGTCATGGCAGCCAGCTGGGAAGCACCTAAAATAGAAGAAAGAATATTGTTGAAATCATGGGATATACCTGCTGTTATGCGGCCTAGTGTTGCCAGCTGGGAAAGCTCCTGAAAACGGCGTCTGATGATCATGAGCTCATCGGATTTATGCTCTGCCAGTTTACGATATTGCGCATTTTCCGTATTCAAGCGTACTTCTTTTTCTGCATAATCGCTGATGTCCAGACCCAGTCGCCATTTTCTGCCAAAGATGGAAAGGGGAATCCAGCAGAGGGTGGTTTTCCCATGGGTGCTGATTGTATGGCCCTGAAGATCGGGCCTGATACCGGGAAACTGAGAGATAAAACTGCCTGAAGGGTTTTTCCCGACCGCACGGATGGCTGCCGGAGAAGCTTTCTGAATCCGGCCGTCTGGTCCCGTGAGCAGCAGAGCATGGTTTCCGGCAAGGAGACCTTTTTCCTGCTGCCGCATGGATGTAAGCCATCTCCGGATTCTCCTTTCTTTCCGGGCAAGAAGCCTAGCATTTTTCCGATGATGGCACAGGGCCATGCCGTGATAAAAAAACAGCGGGCCAAGACCGGCGGAAATAAGCATAAAAAAACGGGCTGCAAAGGAAAGATGCCAATATTCTGAAAGAATGCCTGCTAAAAAAAGCAGAGCACCGGTCAGGGTGCAGCCCATGAGAAAGTTCCCGGATAAAAAAATCATACAACACCTTTATCCAAAATTGATTCTCCCGGAGCGGAAATCTGTCTTCTGTCGCGGACCCAGGAATTTCCCTTTCGGGATTTAGCATATCCTTTGATCTGAGCCACACGGAGGCTGAGTTGCGAAGAATCCATGCCCGGATGAAACTGACAGTCCACAATCCCCAGAGAAATGGACACCATGGGAAACGGACAGACTGTTCCGTCTCTGGATTTACCCTGAAAAAAACCCTGATTACGAATGCCATCCGGATAGAGAACCTGCGTTTCTCTCTCAAATTTTTCCGTAAGATCCTTTGCAAAGGATTCCGCCTCCGCCGGATGGGTGAAAATGACAAAATCATCCCCGCCCACATGGCCGATAAAGGTATTTTTGCCGCAGCAGATGGATGCGCTTTCCCGTATCAGACGGCTTGTGAACATGAGCATACGGTCACCGGCCTCAAAACCGAAGCAGTCATTATAGGCCTTAAAGTGATCCAGATCCGCATAGATCAGACTCATGCGTACCTGATTCTGCCGATATTCCGCCATGTTTTTTTCAATGCTGGTATTACCGGGCAGACCCGTTAAGGGATTTGCTCCCCTTGCGGTTTCTACCTGAATCCGGGCCATGACATCCAGCAGACTGCGAATGGATACCGTTCCTTTATACAGGCCGTTTTCCGTAATCAGAATATCATCATAAAGACGTTCCGCAGAGCGGGACATGGCAGCCCGGGCCACTTCATCCAGAGGTGTCCCTGCATCCCTGATCACAGGTTCCGTATCCATGATTCGGGCAACGCTTTTTTTCAGAAAAAGGGCATTGCCATAGGGCGAGCTCAAGTGGCGGTCCAGATGATAGCGCATGAGAAGGCCCACAGGGCGTTTTTCCTTCAAAAGGCAGATGCTGTCCGTTGGTGAACGGTTTTTCAGTATCCGGCTGATCTCTTCAACGGTATCCGATACCAGAGCCGTTATTCCAGGGCTGGCCAGATAACCGACTCCCGAACCCTGAGACCCGGGAAAAACCGACCATTCACGGCTACTACCCCCACCATTTTCTTCAATATGATGAAGGGAGGGCAGGGATGACTCCGGTGCAATGGCAGCTCCCTGCATCAGTGAAAAACCCAGCTCTTTAAAATAACGCCGATCCTTTATCTTATGAATATGGATAACACCCAGAACGCATTGTATACGGCGACAGGCATCTGACAGCAGGCCCACCATCAGAGCCGCATGATCCTGCCCAGATACATGTTGCTGGAACGCGGAGGATTCCAGAAGAAAAAGATCCGGTTGCAGACCTGCAAGGCGGAGCAGGGAAAGACCATTTCCTGCACCGCCGCAGATGCAAAGGCCAGTACCTCTTTCGGTATGTATGAAAAGGGCTGAAGAGGACATGTCTGTCAGGGTATCCAGATCTTCTTCATGAATCCCGAGGAGTATACGCCGGGAAGAAACCTTTTTATTCTTGAGGGTTGTTCTGAGACTTTCAGAAAAATCAACATGGGCCATACTCTCCGGATGCAGAAAAAAAACCAGCCTGCCTTCTTCGGGCAGATGGTGGAAGGCATCCAGAGCTGTCTCAAGAAGGCGGATGTCCTCCAGCAATACCTGCGCCTTCTGTTCCCCTGACCTGTGCCTGTCTGAAAGATAATCTGAAAAGCTTTCTTTCCGGACAATCCACAGCCGGATACGCCCTGTCATATCATCGGCAATGGGAGAAAAACGGATATCCGGTTGTCCTAAAAGATCTTTGACCGGAAGCGTGGGGGGATTTTCCGGTATCATGCCTTTGTTTTTTATTCCGGTAACAGGACCCATGGACAGAACCTCCTGATGTTTCATTACCCTGACACCTTTTATCCTCAGATTATGAGAATTGTGTTAACGGGAATATAAATTTCATCATGGGTGCTGTGGAAATCCTTGGTGCCCTGTCCAGTCCGCATACAGCCATTGGAAAATCATTTGAAACAGCACGGCTGTCTGCATTCATATTCTTTGTAAGCTGTCGTAACGAAATGAAAAAATAATAAAAAATCTTGAGTGCTTCCGGCTTTGCTGGTATCAATAGCTTCCCTCTGAAAACTTTGTTTAGCGGGGAAACTTACGAACTGCTTATGTGAAGGATGTCCCATGCATATTACCCCCCTTGCCCGTATGAAAGGCTGTGCGGTTATTACGGCCGTTGTTGTGTCAACCCTTATGCATTCTGCTCCCCTTATTGCCGTCACTTTTGTGAAGGTGCTGGTTCCGTGGCGGATCAGCCGTCTTCTATGCACCCGTATTATTATTGGCATCAGTACGTCATGGATCCATGTGAACAATTTTGTTTTTTCACTTTTTCACAAAACCCGATGGGAAATCCGTGGCGGTGACCATCTTTCACCGGAAGGCTGGTACCTGGTTCTCTGCAATCATCAGAGCTGGGTGGATATTTTTGCACTCCAGAGAAATTTATGCGGAAAAATTCCTTTTCTTAAATTCTTCTTAAAACAGGAGCTGATTTGGGTACCTGTCATGGGCCTTGTATGGTGGGCCCAGGATTTTCCCTTCATGAAACGCTACTCCAAGGAATACATTCTGAAAAATCCCCATAAAAAAGGAAAGGATCTGGAGGTTACCCGCAAGGCTTGTGAGAAGTTTCGCACAACCCCGGTGTCTGTCATGAATTTTGTGGAGGGGACCCGTATTACGGAAGCGAAACATCTTCGCCAGAAAAGTCCTTTTCAGAGGCTTCTCAGACCCAAGTCCGCAGGGACCGCCTTTGTCCTTTCCGCCATGGGAAGGGAGATGAACACCATCGTGGATGTTACCATTGCTTATCCCCAGGGTGTGCCGTCTTTCTGGCAGTTCATTTGTGGGAATGTCTCCCTGATTCGCATGCACATACGGACCCTTGCCATCCATGAAGGACTGCGGGGTGACTATTTCAATGACAGGGATTTCAGGGAGTCCTTTCAGAAGGAACTCAATACCATGTGGGCGGAAAAGGATCTTCTCCTTGGGCAGATGATGGAGCCTGTCTGGCCGGAAACAGAAGATGAAATGCAAAAGGTTGCCTGATGGTTCTGTTTTCCCGACTGCTGCGATGATATAGTACCTACCGTTCATCAGGCTGAGCGAATCTTTATGGTTCGCCATAGCCGGGTGCAGGGGAGCCCTTTATCATGGCAGCAGGCCTGGTTTGCTGTCTGTATACCGGATAAACCAGGAGCTATGCATGTCTATCCAGCTAGAACTAATTGATTTTATAAAAAAAACCCTTCCAGTTGAAGCCGATGACCCCAAGGCAGGTAAAGAAAGCGAACCTCTGTCTCCATCCGGTTTCGGATCGGATGTCAGCCGGGCTGTTCATTCCGCTCTGATCCTTCGACCCATCTTTGAGCTGGAAGCCCGTCGTTTCGGTCAGGGTGAAGAAGAACTCAGCGGCGAGATCTGGATGCGGGTTGATCTGATGTGGACGGCATTTGCCATTCTCGATGTCATCTCAGAGCTGACCGAATACCAGATCGGTGTCACCCGCAGTGAAGTAACGCAAAAAATCCTTCCCCTCCTCCGTCAGCAGGTTGCTGCAGAAAACAGATTTTTCCCCGATGAAGCCCTTGAAGAAGTAAGCTCTAAAATTTTTGACCATCTCACAAACAGAAACAACCGCTACCTTCCCTTTTCCTGTCCCTTTTTTGATGCCGATGCAGGACGCTACCGCACCCGCCGCTTCTGGCTCATCAAAAATGTCTATACGGGCGAAGGCAGCGAGGCCCTGTTCGCCCTCACGGAAGAAGGCTACACAGCCTATTTCGGCCTGCACGAAACCAGTGCCCTGGATGCTGCTGCCATCGGCAACCTGCGCATCAAGCTGCTCATTGAAAGGGGCAATCTGGATGATGCCATTGCCGTGGCCGAAACCAACCGAAGGCATTGCGCCCGAAAGGCAGGAGAAGTGAGAACGGTGCGCCGCCAGATCAGCCGGAACATCAAGTCCGTGGGTTTTGACCGGGTTCAGGCCCTGGCCGAAGAGGGTGTCAATCAGGTCATGGATATCCAGAAGGAAGGCAACCGTCTGCACAACCTTGTCATCGAAAACCTGCATGGCGGCGGATACAGGGGCCACAGCAGCACCCTTTACAGGCTGGCCGACAAGCTTGAAGGCTTAAGTAACCAGCTGATGAAGCTTTCTGGCCAGCTCCAGAGCCTGCCCGAAGACTACCAGAAACACAGCCACAAACTTTTCAGAAAAGAAGCCAGCGGCGTATTTCCCGGCATGGATGAGGTCATGGAAAGGATTTTTTCTCTGGATGAGGAAAACGCCGCCCGCATGGGGAAGGAATTCATCGCCCGCATAAATCCTCCGGCACAAAGGCCTCTTTTTGATCCGGCATCGGTGATGGAAGCCTGTGAACGCGCCCTGGAGCGCAGGAATCCGCCGGGCGATCAGACCCAGGTGCTCCTGGAGGTGGACGGCGAACCCCTTATATGCTTTCAGCCGGAACTGAATGAGAAAGTAATGCAGCAGGCCTTTCACCTGATCCATCATCTCCTTGGCCGCAAAAAAGAGCTGAGACTGGGGCAGGTTCTGGAACAGGCCCTGACGGAGTCCGATGAAAGCCTTTTCCCCGTTGCAACGGCCATGGCCGTTTTTCAGTGCCTTGTGGAAAAACGCATTGCAGACAGATACGGCATCCATGTGGACATGCCCGACCCGCAAAGCCGCATCACCATGGATCTCGGAAGCGGAAGACGCTACCGGGGCCATGAACTGCGGCTGAGGCAGCGGGTTCTTTCCGGCAACCCAAGGGAATAAAAAATATACCGTCTGAGTAGCTTCAAAAGTTACTTTACGACAAGACGCCGCAACACGGCGTGCGTTGCAATTCAGTACCATTTGCGCTTGGTTAACTGCTACAACTGTAAGGCCCGTGCACAGGCACCCGCGCTATTTGATCGTGACGCAATCTTATTCGTAGAGCTTCTTGTCCTGTGCGGAAGCGGCAAAAACTCCCCGCCACAGGCAGGATAAGCTTTTTGATTACCATAGCTGGCTTGAGCACGCTGCCTTTGTGGCGGCTCAGACAGTTTGCCGCTTCTTTCGCACAGGTCTTCGAAGCTCTGATCCGAAACGATTGCAACGTCACTTACAAATAGCCTGGGTGCCTTACACTGAAACCAAACAACTAAAATTACAGTGAAGGGTGCACCTTTTTTATGGAACACCATACAGAATCCTTTCATGGGGCCAGCCGCCTGATTTATTTAAGCCTCCTATACAGCAGCGGCAGCCGCAGGGCCATGGCCCCCTTCAGTGCCGAGATGGCCGAACTCATCCAGCGTTTTCAGTCCCAGGACAGCTTCCGCCAGATGGTGGAAACGGGCCTGAAGGCCATGGAGCTGAGGCTCCTTGCCCTGGAAGACAAGGGCCTTCGCCTTTCCGCCCGTCGCTCGGACAGTTTTTTTGCAGCCACCCTCACGGATTACGGAAAACTCCTTGCCAGAAGCGACCTCAAGGCAGCGGAAATCCTTCCCGTTCACTGCGCCATTGCCACGGCCTTTTTCCCGACGGAGGCGGATCTGGATGCTCCGGTGGAAGACCTCGGTGCCATTGTCATCATGGATGTCATGGATATCCTGAAACGCTTTGCCCTTGCAGAATCCGCCCTGCCCGATGGAGAAACAAGGCTGCATCCCCAGGTGAAGAGCGTTGCGGAACGCCTTCGCCTTCTGCCCGAAGACAATCCGGACAGACAAAGGGCGGGCAGCGGTTCAAGCTGGGTGGAAATGATTGCCATCGTACTGGATCACATGGTGGAAACGGGCTATCTGCTGGCCTTTGAAGAAACACCTGGGGAGGTGGAATACAGGCCGACGCCTGCCTATCAGACCGCCCTGAGGGAAGGTATTGTCTATGCTTTCCACGCCTTCCGGGATA
Proteins encoded in this region:
- a CDS encoding carbohydrate ABC transporter permease produces the protein MTSFSSNRWLGLLLLLPTLLILIVFLYTPILETLRLSFYQVSFLGLREEFCGLSNYRDLFFEPGYRRMFRATLIFTFFTVTGSMGLGLLLAIMIHNAGAWKGLYRLFLIWPYALSPAVAGVIFLFLFSNQVGIVNAGLNAVFGRHPDWLARPGLAMGVVVGAAIWKNVGYNVIFYLAALSALPRDVLEAARMDGAGMGMRFGRVLLPLLAPMTLFLLVVNLMYAVFDVFPVVDLITRGGPSDATLLMIYSLYRDGFEFLKTGMAAAQSVLLLGAVAFLSFVKFRIYGKGIYYGGRR
- a CDS encoding GGDEF domain-containing protein, giving the protein MKHQEVLSMGPVTGIKNKGMIPENPPTLPVKDLLGQPDIRFSPIADDMTGRIRLWIVRKESFSDYLSDRHRSGEQKAQVLLEDIRLLETALDAFHHLPEEGRLVFFLHPESMAHVDFSESLRTTLKNKKVSSRRILLGIHEEDLDTLTDMSSSALFIHTERGTGLCICGGAGNGLSLLRLAGLQPDLFLLESSAFQQHVSGQDHAALMVGLLSDACRRIQCVLGVIHIHKIKDRRYFKELGFSLMQGAAIAPESSLPSLHHIEENGGGSSREWSVFPGSQGSGVGYLASPGITALVSDTVEEISRILKNRSPTDSICLLKEKRPVGLLMRYHLDRHLSSPYGNALFLKKSVARIMDTEPVIRDAGTPLDEVARAAMSRSAERLYDDILITENGLYKGTVSIRSLLDVMARIQVETARGANPLTGLPGNTSIEKNMAEYRQNQVRMSLIYADLDHFKAYNDCFGFEAGDRMLMFTSRLIRESASICCGKNTFIGHVGGDDFVIFTHPAEAESFAKDLTEKFERETQVLYPDGIRNQGFFQGKSRDGTVCPFPMVSISLGIVDCQFHPGMDSSQLSLRVAQIKGYAKSRKGNSWVRDRRQISAPGESILDKGVV
- a CDS encoding acyltransferase is translated as MHITPLARMKGCAVITAVVVSTLMHSAPLIAVTFVKVLVPWRISRLLCTRIIIGISTSWIHVNNFVFSLFHKTRWEIRGGDHLSPEGWYLVLCNHQSWVDIFALQRNLCGKIPFLKFFLKQELIWVPVMGLVWWAQDFPFMKRYSKEYILKNPHKKGKDLEVTRKACEKFRTTPVSVMNFVEGTRITEAKHLRQKSPFQRLLRPKSAGTAFVLSAMGREMNTIVDVTIAYPQGVPSFWQFICGNVSLIRMHIRTLAIHEGLRGDYFNDRDFRESFQKELNTMWAEKDLLLGQMMEPVWPETEDEMQKVA
- a CDS encoding hybrid sensor histidine kinase/response regulator, with the protein product MIFLSGNFLMGCTLTGALLFLAGILSEYWHLSFAARFFMLISAGLGPLFFYHGMALCHHRKNARLLARKERRIRRWLTSMRQQEKGLLAGNHALLLTGPDGRIQKASPAAIRAVGKNPSGSFISQFPGIRPDLQGHTISTHGKTTLCWIPLSIFGRKWRLGLDISDYAEKEVRLNTENAQYRKLAEHKSDELMIIRRRFQELSQLATLGRITAGISHDFNNILSSILGASQLAAMTEDEKRKAHHLNTIVTAGHRAKDLIQQILDFSRPDGKGFHTFSLKPLITESLRLIGASLPAHIVVRCQNEASDACIHGNPTRLHQLLINLMTNACHAMEDNGGILHLSIERCTKESVQWVGICVKDSGHGISEDIHQRIFEPFFTTRANREGHGMGLTLVREVVEEHGGLLTVESSPGTGALFRVELPHAGIKAGNSQTMEQPICHGKGFVLLVEDDGSLLTIVKEMIGSLGYGVHAVPNAAEALAWLSENSFADMILMDYGMPGMNGLTLASQIRERYPHLTILLTTGCPHWIRDKKIPHFILEKPFSMQELSYTLIQAGNQKPALLHAG
- a CDS encoding carbohydrate ABC transporter permease, which gives rise to MRKQALLFLQNNAFHGKRWIRHLVLLAAVFVIAAPVLCALIFSTQTPAQIFSYPPKLSFGSAAIDNYTMAWETYKLGLYMKNSLFIAVTVTLGKTLTAFLAATAFVYLRLPFRGFFFAFVLMTLMMPTEIMIIALFDRITDLGWADSYLALTIPFMASATSVFLFRQHFLQIPLELVDAARVDGIGLPSFMIRILLPMSRHVIAAMALIDFVYVWNQYLWPLVIIRDGSRQVVQVGLRMMTAGQDATHWGVVMAGAVITLVPPLLLFFILQKVLVLGVGLGQEK